One Denticeps clupeoides chromosome 3, fDenClu1.1, whole genome shotgun sequence DNA window includes the following coding sequences:
- the LOC114785775 gene encoding B-cell receptor CD22-like yields the protein MSCRYTHPSNLTVQNAFWCEYVSGTVQPVLQSKNLMGRVGAKCELETKRCSLRITNLRRSDGSRYHCRVTTNVDVHKWLGAEGTILSVTDLKVELVGAATEGNDVRLVCKTSCYLSSSPTYSWKKNGEPLEKEPTKNNELLLHPVSREDGGRYSCAVKGHEDLSSAEVELDVRYPPKNTRVLGAPPAEIPEGGSVTLSCSSDANPPVQNYTWFKENVTSPVAAGQNFTIISITFSDKGSYHCQARNDVGVQNSAAVSLQPRGRGTWTIVAVTLAVTVPLVVFCGVLLTMFCCRKRPGAESLLGVFCPAGCSAPEVKENNRYDVCEDDGSNQRNSVYQSLDLNAIQHDVYHTLFTRRASAHTEQQSQVPSGESIYQNVNVGPQKPGLGQHYK from the exons ATGTCCTGCAGATACACCCACCCCAGCAACCTGACCGTCCAGAACGCTTTCTGGTGCGAATATGTCAGCGGGACCGTACAGCCCGTGCTTCAAAGTAAAAACCTGATGGGGCGAGTCGGTGCCAAATGCGAGCTCGAAACCAAGCGGTGTTCTCTGAGGATAACGAACCTGAGGAGAAGCGACGGCAGCAGGTATCACTGCAGGGTCACCACAAATGTGGACGTGCACAAATGGCTGGGGGCAGAAGGAACCATTCTCTCGGTCACAG atCTGAAGGTGGAACTTGTGGGTGCagcaacagaaggaaatgatgtAAGACTTGTGTGTAAAACCTCCTGCTATCTGAGTAGCAGCCCTACATACTCATGGAAGAAGAACGGAGAACCTTTAGAGAAGGAACCCACCAAGAACAATGAACTGCTGCTCCACCCAGTCAGCAGGGAGGATGGGGGCAGATACTCCTGTGCTGTTAAAGGCCATGAGGACCTGTCTTCTGCTGAAGTGGAGCTCGATGTTAGAT ACCCACCAAAGAACACCAGAGTACTGGGTGCTCCACCTGCTGAGAtacctgaaggaggttcagtgactctgagctgcagcagtgaTGCCAACCCTCCAGTGCAGAACTACACCTGGTTTAAGGAGAACGTAACATCTCCAGTAGCAGCAGGACAGAACTTCACCATCATCAGCATTACGTTTAGTGATAAAGGGTCATATCACTGCCAGGCGAGGAACGACGTCGGAGTCCAGAACTCCGCTGCCGTGTCCCTCCAACCCAGAGGCCGAG GTACCTGGACGATCGTCGCCGTGACTCTGGCCGTGACCGTGCCGCTGGTCGTGTTCTGCGGCGTCCTCCTCACCATGTTCTGCTGCAGAAAACGCCCGGGGGCAG AAAGTTTACTGGGAGTTTTCTGCCCGGCAGGATGTTCCGCTCCTGAAGTGAAG GAGAACAACCGTTATGACGTTTGTGAGGACGACGGAAGCAACCAGAGGAACTCGGTCTACCAGAGCCTGGACCTCAACGCCATTCAGCATGATGTTTATCACACCTTATTCACCAGAAGAGCCTCCGCACACACTGAGCAGCAAAGCCAGGTCCCGTCCGGCGAATCAATCTACCAAAATGTGAACGTCGGCCCTCAAAAACCAGGACTTGGTCAACATTACAAGTGA
- the LOC114785898 gene encoding guanine nucleotide-binding protein G(I)/G(S)/G(O) subunit gamma-10, whose product MSNNNAVGSLAVAQKAVKQLRLEASVRRIKVSQAAMDLRNFCLQNATKDPLLMGVPSGDNPFRPPKSCTIF is encoded by the exons ATGTCCAACAACAACGCCGTCGGGAGCCTGGCCGTGGCGCAGAAGGCCGTCAAGCAGCTGCGGCTGGAGGCGAGCGTCCGCCGGATCAAG GTGTCCCAGGCTGCCATGGACCTGAGGAACTTCTGTCTGCAAAATGCCACCAAGGACCCGCTGCTGATGGGGGTCCCGTCCGGGGACAACCCCTTCCGTCCGCCCAAGTCTTGCACCATTTTCTGA